One genomic region from Vitis riparia cultivar Riparia Gloire de Montpellier isolate 1030 chromosome 17, EGFV_Vit.rip_1.0, whole genome shotgun sequence encodes:
- the LOC117905131 gene encoding protein DMP6-like yields MEFKVEDEESWHLNDQKVTLLQDMPRPQTGQRTPTQMAINQTFQSTAHLANLLPTGTVLAFQFLSPVLTNKGECDPVSRFMTSSLLALCGMSCFLQCFTDSFRDNNGNVYYGFATFRGLWIIDGSATLPPELAAEYQLRFIDFIHAFMSILVFAAIALFDENVVNCFYPTPSDETKELLTSLPVGIGVFCSMLFVVFPTRRHGIGFPLSTN; encoded by the coding sequence ATGGAGTTTAAGGTTGAAGATGAGGAATCTTGGCATCTCAATGACCAGAAAGTTACTCTGCTGCAAGATATGCCGAGACCACAAACAGGACAGAGAACTCCAACACAAATGGCCATTAACCAGACATTTCAGAGCACAGCCCATCTAGCTAATCTTTTACCTACTGGAACGGTTCTCGCTTTCCAATTTCTATCACCTGTTCTCACAAACAAAGGTGAGTGTGACCCAGTCAGCCGGTTCATGACTTCCAGCCTCCTAGCCCTTTGTGGCATGTCATGCTTTCTACAGTGCTTCACCGATAGCTTCAGGGACAATAATGGAAATGTTTACTATGGGTTTGCCACCTTCCGGGGTTTGTGGATCATTGATGGGTCAGCCACTCTCCCACCTGAACTTGCAGCAGAGTATCAGTTGAGATTTATTGATTTCATCCATGCCTTCATGTCAATACTTGTTTTTGCAGCCATTGCACTGTTTGATGAGAATGTGGTGAATTGTTTCTACCCAACACCATCTGATGAAACCAAGGAGCTTCTCACATCCCTGCCAGTAGGTATTGGTGTCTTTTGCAGTATGTTGTTTGTTGTATTCCCAACCCGACGCCATGGAATCGGCTTCCCTCTCTCtactaattaa
- the LOC117905027 gene encoding triose phosphate/phosphate translocator, chloroplastic isoform X1, which produces MESRVLSGATTISGLVRLRKPVRDTVCFAPARPIGAVGDGGNLIWGRQLRPALILESAPVVGMTTGKREILRPTMASTSSPAEGSDSAGDAKIGFLDKYPALVTGFFFFMWYFLNVIFNILNKKIYNYFPYPYFVSVIHLFVGVVYCLVSWGVGLPKRAPIDSNLLKLLIPVAVCHALGHVTSNVSFAAVAVSFTHTIKALEPFFNAAASQFILGQSIPLSLWLSLAPVVLGVSMASLTELSFNWTGFISAMISNISFTYRSIYSKKAMTDMDSTNIYAYISIIALIVCIPPALIVEGPQLMKHGFNDAIAKVGLTKFLSDLFWVGMFYHLYNQLATNTLERVAPLTHAVGNVLKRVFVIGFSILVFGNKISTQTGIGTCVAIAGVAMYSFIKAKMEEEKRQLKSA; this is translated from the exons ATGGAGTCGAGGGTGTTGTCCGGCGCCACCACCATTTCCGGCCTCGTCCGGCTCCGTAAGCCGGTGAGGGACACCGTTTGCTTCGCTCCTGCCAGACCAATCGGGGCTGTCGGAGACGGCGGGAACCTCATATGGGGGAGGCAGCTCCGGCCAGCTTTGATCCTGGAGAGCGCTCCAGTCGTCGGCATGACCACTGGAAAGCGTGAGATTCTCCGGCCGACTATGGCCTCCACGTCGTCGCCCGCCGAAGGGAGCGATTCCGCCGG GGACGCTAAGATTGGGTTCTTGGACAAGTACCCGGCTCTAGTTACggggtttttcttcttcatgtg GTATTTCCTCAACGTTATATTCAACATCCTCAACAAGAAGATCTACAACTACTTCCCATATCCTTA TTTTGTATCGGTAATTCATTTGTTTGTTGGGGTGGTCTACTGTTTGGTGAGCTGGGGCGTCGGCCTTCCCAAGCGAGCT CCTATAGACTCAAACCTCCTGAAATTGCTCATCCCCGTTGCTGTATGTCATGCTCTAGGCCATGTGACTAGCAATGTCTCCTTTGCAGCAGTTGCCGTCTCTTTCACCCACACAATCAAAG cTCTTGAACCCTTCTTCAATGCTGCGGCTTCTCAATTTATACTAGGACAGTCGATACCCTTAAGCCTATGGCTATCTCTGGCCCCTGTTGTTCTTG GTGTGTCAATGGCATCATTGACTGAGCTATCATTCAACTGGACTGGCTTCATTAGTGCTATGATTTCTAATATCTCCTTCACTTACAGGAGTATCTATTCAAAGAAGGCCATG ACTGACATGGACAGTACTAATATCTATGCTTATATTTCCATCATTGCTCTCATTGTCTGCATTCCACCGGCTCTCATT GTGGAGGGACCTCAACTGATGAAGCATGGCTTTAATGATGCAATTGCTAAAGTGGGTCTAACCAAGTTCCTCTCAGATCTCTTTTGGGTGGGAATGTTTTATCACCTCTACAATCAG CTAGCTACCAACACCCTGGAGAGAGTGGCACCTCTCACACATGCAGTTGGCAACGTCTTGAAACGTGTTTTTGTGATTGGTTTCTCGATCTTGGTCTTTG gtaacaagatttcaaCGCAAACTGGTATTGGAACATGCGTTGCAATTGCTGGAGTGGCAATGTACTCTTTCATAAAGGCCAAGATGGAAGAGGAGAAACGA CAACTGAAATCAGCATGA
- the LOC117905027 gene encoding triose phosphate/phosphate translocator, chloroplastic isoform X2, protein MWYFLNVIFNILNKKIYNYFPYPYFVSVIHLFVGVVYCLVSWGVGLPKRAPIDSNLLKLLIPVAVCHALGHVTSNVSFAAVAVSFTHTIKALEPFFNAAASQFILGQSIPLSLWLSLAPVVLGVSMASLTELSFNWTGFISAMISNISFTYRSIYSKKAMTDMDSTNIYAYISIIALIVCIPPALIVEGPQLMKHGFNDAIAKVGLTKFLSDLFWVGMFYHLYNQLATNTLERVAPLTHAVGNVLKRVFVIGFSILVFGNKISTQTGIGTCVAIAGVAMYSFIKAKMEEEKRQLKSA, encoded by the exons atgtg GTATTTCCTCAACGTTATATTCAACATCCTCAACAAGAAGATCTACAACTACTTCCCATATCCTTA TTTTGTATCGGTAATTCATTTGTTTGTTGGGGTGGTCTACTGTTTGGTGAGCTGGGGCGTCGGCCTTCCCAAGCGAGCT CCTATAGACTCAAACCTCCTGAAATTGCTCATCCCCGTTGCTGTATGTCATGCTCTAGGCCATGTGACTAGCAATGTCTCCTTTGCAGCAGTTGCCGTCTCTTTCACCCACACAATCAAAG cTCTTGAACCCTTCTTCAATGCTGCGGCTTCTCAATTTATACTAGGACAGTCGATACCCTTAAGCCTATGGCTATCTCTGGCCCCTGTTGTTCTTG GTGTGTCAATGGCATCATTGACTGAGCTATCATTCAACTGGACTGGCTTCATTAGTGCTATGATTTCTAATATCTCCTTCACTTACAGGAGTATCTATTCAAAGAAGGCCATG ACTGACATGGACAGTACTAATATCTATGCTTATATTTCCATCATTGCTCTCATTGTCTGCATTCCACCGGCTCTCATT GTGGAGGGACCTCAACTGATGAAGCATGGCTTTAATGATGCAATTGCTAAAGTGGGTCTAACCAAGTTCCTCTCAGATCTCTTTTGGGTGGGAATGTTTTATCACCTCTACAATCAG CTAGCTACCAACACCCTGGAGAGAGTGGCACCTCTCACACATGCAGTTGGCAACGTCTTGAAACGTGTTTTTGTGATTGGTTTCTCGATCTTGGTCTTTG gtaacaagatttcaaCGCAAACTGGTATTGGAACATGCGTTGCAATTGCTGGAGTGGCAATGTACTCTTTCATAAAGGCCAAGATGGAAGAGGAGAAACGA CAACTGAAATCAGCATGA